A portion of the Deinococcus peraridilitoris DSM 19664 genome contains these proteins:
- a CDS encoding NADH-quinone oxidoreductase subunit N — translation MTAPLTPPDIALAPLLPILIPLLGAIVATIAFKSPRRITTIVSLVALVLSGFSMLTLWGANSTAFAGALRADNAALAFGLVILVGSIITLLITLDHAVRTQLSFPEFDAMLLYAVTGTLLIAFAGDLIVLLIGLEVMSLAGYVLATLRGNHSAEESGLKYFLLGSIGSAILIYGIALTFGATGTLNLAAIAASVNGGQLANTGLLIAGALMMLAGFGFKVALAPFHQWTPDVYGGAPTIVTLFLSTVVKVAAFAGMIRVFGGALPGLEAWSGVAEVLIAATLVIGNLAALVQTNFKRLLAYSAVAHTGFLALALLAEPAQGGAALVYYLLIYTLMTAGALAVLTLLQPSERGVRIEDLRGLYYRSPVLALLLAACLASLAGLPPFAGFFGKYLVFQAAFQNGHVMVTVLAALMSVVALVYYLRPAALMFAPQGEVAPGAASARAGRFTNATLTVCVVAIVLLGILPGLVYGWVSGQPMWILASAGG, via the coding sequence GTGACCGCCCCGCTCACTCCCCCGGATATCGCGCTGGCCCCACTGCTGCCGATCCTCATTCCCTTGCTGGGAGCAATTGTCGCCACCATTGCCTTCAAGTCGCCTCGCCGGATCACCACCATCGTGAGCCTGGTGGCGCTGGTCCTTTCGGGTTTCTCGATGCTGACCCTGTGGGGCGCGAACTCCACGGCTTTTGCCGGAGCCCTGCGTGCGGACAACGCGGCACTGGCCTTCGGTCTGGTCATTCTGGTCGGCTCGATCATCACCCTCTTGATTACCCTCGATCACGCCGTCAGAACTCAGCTGTCGTTTCCGGAATTTGACGCGATGCTGCTTTACGCGGTCACCGGTACGCTGCTGATCGCCTTCGCGGGCGATCTGATCGTGCTGCTGATCGGTCTGGAAGTGATGAGCCTCGCGGGGTACGTGCTCGCGACTTTGCGTGGCAACCACAGCGCCGAGGAATCCGGCCTCAAGTACTTTCTGCTGGGCTCGATTGGCAGTGCCATCCTGATTTACGGGATTGCCCTCACGTTTGGAGCGACGGGAACCCTCAATCTGGCGGCCATCGCGGCCAGCGTGAATGGCGGTCAGCTGGCCAACACCGGGCTGCTGATCGCGGGCGCGCTGATGATGTTGGCCGGATTTGGCTTCAAGGTTGCTCTGGCTCCCTTTCACCAGTGGACACCTGACGTTTACGGCGGCGCGCCCACCATCGTGACGCTGTTTCTTTCGACCGTGGTCAAGGTGGCGGCGTTTGCCGGCATGATCCGGGTCTTTGGCGGCGCACTTCCGGGGCTGGAAGCCTGGTCAGGCGTGGCCGAGGTTCTGATCGCCGCGACCCTGGTGATCGGGAACCTGGCGGCCCTGGTGCAGACCAACTTCAAACGGTTGCTGGCTTATTCGGCAGTCGCCCACACCGGTTTCCTGGCCCTCGCCCTGCTGGCCGAGCCTGCGCAGGGTGGTGCCGCCCTGGTGTACTACCTGCTGATCTATACCCTGATGACCGCGGGCGCGCTGGCGGTACTGACCCTGCTGCAGCCTTCCGAGCGTGGCGTGCGCATCGAGGATCTGCGTGGGCTGTACTACCGCTCACCGGTGCTGGCCCTGCTGCTGGCCGCCTGCCTGGCGTCCCTGGCCGGTCTGCCGCCTTTTGCCGGTTTTTTCGGCAAGTACTTGGTCTTTCAGGCCGCGTTTCAGAACGGTCACGTGATGGTGACGGTCCTGGCCGCACTGATGAGCGTTGTGGCCCTGGTCTACTACCTGCGTCCCGCGGCGCTGATGTTCGCTCCGCAGGGCGAGGTGGCCCCAGGTGCCGCCAGTGCGCGTGCCGGTCGCTTCACCAACGCCACCCTGACGGTGTGCGTGGTGGCCATCGTGCTGCTCGGTATCCTGCCGGGCCTGGTGTACGGCTGGGTATCCGGTCAGCCCATGTGGATTCTGGCCAGCGCTGGGGGATAA
- a CDS encoding ABC-F family ATP-binding cassette domain-containing protein: protein MLLALDNVHKEYGAHTVLGGVTLTVRAGDRLALVGRNGAGKSTLLRLLTGEEVPDAGEVRRAAGVRAASLKQDPTFPEGATVESVLEAAFHELDALEAELNEAAQQMASGSDEAIEHHAELLEHFARRGGFERRSRKDAAALAFGFRGREGEQVSGLSGGERTRLGLAALLVENPDVLLLDEPTNHLDIVMIEWMEGFLSRYSGAVMLISHDRAFLDAVSTSTAYLRDGELKVYPGSYSTFRAALEADLERQLARFEQEQDKIDALARSTARMKIWGLGMSKLARRAKAMETRLERMKSVRTSAPPPEERTARILFHAPPSGELVLDARHLTKRLAGRTLFENVSVTIRQGERVALIGRNGAGKTTFLRCLLGLTPSDDPRSDVRTGARVKVGYYDQQLRGVDPSNTVYQEARAYTEKDTEAHNLLGTFLFPYDAHAKRVGVLSGGERARLALLKLAQEDNNLLVLDEPSNHLDMEMLESVETALDEFGGTLLMVSHDRRLIEHLADRIWLLEDGRLYEYPGGYAYYKEKHVPVGAKDEAVRAAPREREKRGPSLWHLKRRAEELEAAVAAAEQKLEAAQASLSAASEGADWGALGNAVAAAEAELLATMSAWESAQEDVEARA from the coding sequence ATGCTGCTCGCCCTCGACAACGTTCACAAGGAGTATGGCGCGCACACGGTGCTGGGCGGCGTGACGCTCACGGTGCGTGCGGGCGACCGGCTCGCCCTGGTCGGGCGCAACGGTGCTGGAAAATCGACCCTGCTGCGTCTGCTGACCGGTGAGGAAGTGCCGGACGCCGGCGAGGTTCGCCGCGCAGCCGGGGTGCGGGCCGCCTCACTCAAGCAGGATCCAACCTTTCCCGAAGGCGCCACCGTGGAAAGTGTGCTGGAAGCGGCCTTCCACGAGCTCGACGCCCTGGAAGCCGAACTGAACGAAGCGGCCCAGCAAATGGCCAGCGGTTCGGACGAGGCCATCGAACATCACGCCGAGCTGCTCGAACACTTCGCGCGCCGGGGTGGCTTCGAGCGCCGCTCACGCAAGGACGCAGCGGCACTAGCCTTCGGCTTTCGCGGCCGCGAAGGAGAGCAGGTCAGCGGCCTGTCGGGCGGCGAGCGAACTCGGCTGGGGCTGGCCGCCCTGCTCGTTGAGAATCCTGACGTGCTGCTGCTCGACGAACCGACCAACCACCTCGACATCGTGATGATCGAATGGATGGAAGGCTTCCTGTCGCGCTATAGCGGTGCGGTGATGCTGATTTCACACGACCGGGCCTTTCTGGACGCGGTCAGTACCTCCACCGCATATTTGCGTGACGGCGAGCTCAAGGTGTACCCGGGTAGTTACAGCACCTTCCGGGCGGCCCTTGAAGCGGACCTGGAACGGCAGCTTGCCCGCTTCGAGCAGGAGCAGGACAAGATCGACGCGCTCGCCCGCTCGACGGCCCGCATGAAGATTTGGGGCCTCGGCATGAGCAAGCTTGCGCGGCGCGCCAAGGCCATGGAAACCCGTCTGGAGCGCATGAAGAGCGTCCGTACAAGTGCCCCGCCACCTGAGGAGCGCACCGCACGCATCCTGTTTCACGCGCCGCCCAGCGGTGAGCTGGTGCTCGACGCCCGGCATCTCACCAAGCGACTTGCGGGCCGCACGCTCTTCGAGAATGTCAGCGTGACCATCCGCCAGGGAGAGCGCGTGGCCCTGATCGGGCGCAATGGTGCGGGCAAGACGACCTTTCTGCGCTGCCTGCTGGGCCTGACGCCCTCGGACGACCCGCGCAGCGACGTACGCACCGGTGCCCGCGTGAAGGTCGGGTACTACGACCAGCAACTGCGCGGTGTGGACCCGAGCAACACCGTGTACCAGGAAGCGCGCGCCTACACCGAAAAGGACACCGAGGCCCACAACCTGCTCGGCACGTTTCTCTTTCCCTATGACGCGCACGCCAAGCGGGTCGGCGTGCTTTCCGGCGGCGAACGGGCCCGGCTCGCCCTGCTCAAGCTGGCGCAGGAGGACAACAACCTGCTGGTGCTCGACGAGCCCAGCAACCACCTCGACATGGAGATGCTCGAAAGTGTCGAGACGGCCCTGGACGAGTTCGGTGGAACGCTGCTGATGGTCTCGCACGACCGGCGCCTGATCGAGCACCTGGCCGACCGGATCTGGCTGCTCGAGGACGGCCGACTGTACGAGTATCCGGGAGGCTACGCCTATTACAAGGAGAAGCACGTACCAGTCGGCGCCAAGGACGAAGCGGTACGCGCGGCTCCCCGGGAAAGGGAAAAGCGCGGGCCGAGCCTCTGGCACCTCAAGCGCCGCGCAGAAGAGCTCGAAGCGGCCGTCGCGGCGGCCGAGCAGAAGCTCGAAGCGGCGCAGGCGTCCCTCAGCGCGGCCTCGGAAGGCGCCGACTGGGGCGCCCTCGGCAACGCCGTGGCGGCGGCCGAGGCGGAACTGCTCGCCACCATGAGCGCCTGGGAAAGCGCTCAGGAGGACGTCGAAGCGCGCGCCTGA
- the recJ gene encoding single-stranded-DNA-specific exonuclease RecJ, whose product MSRPPARWVLAPPASREELLAVMSEFSVSPPLAQVIHARGFSRDHLTPELRLTPNPGLREAAGRIVRALKAGKRIRVHGDYDADGVTATSLLVLGLRAQGANVHGFIPHRLNEGYGIHPDKVEEHANSCDLLVTVDCGVTNLQEVRGILARGVEVIVTDHHSPGPDYPDCLVVHPKLTHDYDHALHNLSGSGVAYHLLWAVHQELGLAAPLEYADIATIGIIADVAPLIGENRALVMAGLQQFTRTVHPGVKALMGSKQLTRPSARDVAFIIAPRINAAGRLGEADLALELLTTTDTARAHELAEYLDQRNQERRTIQDQMFKEALQIVDPSDPAIVVTKENWHAGIMGIVASKLLEAYYKPVFIIAQGKGSVRSTPGISAVEGLRHASHLLKRFGGHPGAAGFAIYEEHIPALRSALHEFARQHPVPVPTYHLDAALPTGAAVLSLTREIEAFEPYGEGHPSPLWWLRGELHDTRLVGKSGESLQFRFGGARGVKHGERALPSGEQDLAAQLRRDSYKGREKLEYSGEALRTAAPLELGKRLSEAEHASYPPLPRLRPQEAMALLRRGARAYADGPVAAYLRDNVPGVQFAQDGERWRGELVLFCLPPEDDLRRWLDSAEVSFAWGPKTLDALEGNYGFHREGLRLDPDPRVLAEIGVLSALELGERDLWRSASLREAAAEAYRRWLWAQLYVGLGDEDWTRAVRLMVASTRHNSQAAQAVPG is encoded by the coding sequence GTGAGCCGCCCCCCGGCCCGCTGGGTGCTCGCTCCACCGGCGAGCCGTGAGGAGTTGCTGGCCGTCATGAGCGAGTTTTCGGTGTCTCCCCCGCTCGCGCAGGTCATTCATGCACGAGGCTTTTCGCGCGATCACCTGACCCCTGAGCTGAGGCTTACCCCCAACCCCGGGCTGCGTGAGGCGGCAGGGCGAATCGTGCGCGCCCTGAAAGCAGGCAAACGCATTCGCGTTCACGGCGACTACGACGCCGACGGGGTCACGGCCACCAGCCTGCTGGTGCTGGGACTACGCGCGCAGGGCGCAAACGTTCACGGCTTCATTCCTCACCGTCTGAACGAGGGCTACGGCATTCACCCTGACAAAGTCGAAGAGCACGCCAACAGCTGCGATTTGCTGGTCACCGTGGACTGCGGGGTGACGAACCTGCAGGAAGTGCGCGGTATTCTCGCGCGCGGCGTGGAGGTCATCGTGACCGATCACCACAGCCCCGGCCCGGATTATCCGGACTGCCTGGTGGTCCACCCGAAACTCACGCACGACTACGACCACGCGCTGCACAACCTCTCGGGTTCCGGGGTTGCCTACCACCTGCTGTGGGCCGTGCACCAGGAGCTCGGTCTAGCCGCCCCACTCGAGTACGCCGACATCGCCACCATTGGCATCATCGCAGACGTCGCGCCCCTGATCGGCGAGAACCGTGCCCTGGTGATGGCGGGCCTGCAGCAGTTCACCCGCACGGTGCATCCCGGCGTGAAGGCCCTGATGGGCAGCAAGCAGCTCACGAGGCCAAGCGCGCGTGATGTGGCCTTTATCATCGCGCCGCGCATCAATGCTGCCGGGCGTCTGGGCGAAGCCGACCTGGCGCTGGAGCTGCTCACCACGACCGACACGGCCCGGGCCCACGAGCTCGCCGAGTATCTCGACCAGCGCAATCAGGAGCGGCGCACCATTCAGGACCAGATGTTCAAGGAAGCGCTGCAGATCGTGGACCCGAGCGATCCCGCGATCGTGGTCACCAAGGAAAACTGGCACGCGGGCATCATGGGCATCGTCGCGAGCAAGCTGCTGGAAGCCTATTACAAGCCGGTGTTCATCATCGCGCAGGGCAAGGGCAGCGTGCGCTCCACGCCGGGCATCAGCGCCGTGGAGGGCCTGCGCCACGCGAGCCACCTGCTCAAGCGTTTCGGAGGGCATCCGGGCGCGGCCGGGTTCGCGATCTATGAGGAGCACATTCCGGCCCTGCGCTCGGCCCTGCACGAGTTCGCGCGCCAGCACCCGGTGCCGGTGCCGACCTACCACCTCGACGCGGCCCTGCCGACAGGCGCGGCGGTCCTCTCGCTGACACGCGAAATCGAAGCCTTCGAGCCTTACGGAGAAGGGCACCCCTCGCCGCTGTGGTGGCTGCGCGGAGAACTACACGACACGCGGCTGGTGGGCAAAAGCGGCGAATCACTGCAGTTTCGCTTTGGTGGCGCAAGGGGCGTCAAACACGGCGAGCGGGCGCTCCCGAGCGGCGAGCAGGATCTCGCAGCCCAGTTGCGGCGCGACAGTTACAAAGGACGCGAAAAGCTCGAATATTCCGGCGAGGCGCTGCGGACGGCCGCGCCGCTGGAGCTCGGTAAGCGCCTGTCAGAGGCAGAACATGCCTCTTACCCTCCCCTGCCGCGCCTGCGGCCACAGGAGGCCATGGCCCTGCTGCGCCGCGGTGCCCGCGCCTACGCGGACGGCCCGGTTGCGGCGTACCTGCGCGACAACGTCCCGGGTGTACAGTTTGCGCAGGACGGCGAACGGTGGCGAGGAGAGCTGGTGCTGTTCTGCCTGCCGCCGGAGGACGACCTGCGCCGCTGGCTGGACTCGGCCGAGGTCAGTTTCGCCTGGGGTCCCAAAACCCTCGACGCGCTTGAGGGCAACTACGGCTTTCACCGCGAAGGGCTGCGCCTGGACCCAGACCCGCGCGTGCTGGCCGAGATCGGCGTTTTGAGCGCGCTGGAACTGGGCGAGCGCGATCTGTGGCGCAGCGCCAGCCTGCGCGAAGCCGCCGCCGAGGCTTACCGGCGCTGGCTATGGGCGCAGCTGTACGTCGGCCTCGGCGACGAGGACTGGACCCGGGCGGTGCGCCTGATGGTAGCGTCCACGCGGCACAACAGCCAGGCCGCGCAGGCGGTTCCCGGCTAA
- a CDS encoding lipopolysaccharide assembly protein LapA domain-containing protein, which translates to MRLVQFFQVVLLLALAAYVMLVQLENPLLLRLPFPGANEAELPLGLVLALALLVGALYASLLYTPKFVQNALRHQREARERRALEAKLSTTLQAKLAATPVGQWAEDAQPDEGLTEPPEAPGSGFAPARSEP; encoded by the coding sequence ATGCGCCTGGTGCAATTCTTTCAAGTCGTGTTGCTGCTCGCCCTTGCGGCGTACGTGATGCTGGTTCAGCTCGAAAATCCCCTGCTGCTGCGCCTGCCCTTTCCAGGAGCAAATGAAGCGGAACTGCCACTGGGGCTGGTACTGGCCCTGGCGCTGCTGGTTGGGGCGCTGTACGCGAGCCTGCTCTACACGCCAAAATTCGTGCAGAACGCCTTGCGCCATCAACGCGAAGCGCGCGAGCGGCGCGCGCTGGAAGCCAAGCTCAGCACGACCCTGCAGGCGAAACTCGCGGCCACCCCGGTAGGCCAGTGGGCCGAAGACGCACAACCGGACGAGGGCCTGACCGAACCCCCCGAGGCCCCCGGATCCGGCTTCGCGCCGGCGCGGAGTGAGCCGTGA